A region of the Dreissena polymorpha isolate Duluth1 chromosome 6, UMN_Dpol_1.0, whole genome shotgun sequence genome:
TTGGTGTTTACATgaattaaatgtatacatttcaaatcaatttattaaacggAATACATAACTTATTGCTACACCTCACGAGCTTGGCTGCTGAAGAGAACATTTCTGAGTTTTAACGGTGGATTTAAGTTCGGTCCGCTGTGCGATAGCACGACACTGAAACCGCGACGCAAAAGACCAAgcataaagtgatattatgcgcatttctcactgttgaattgagatgAAAAGAATTAACGGGTCAacagagttagttaaaatgtggtaactgaccaattatctgcactaatcttgctaccagttgatcataaaaatatatattatacccaatattttacatgactgtcccagtcctctaaaccaagcggaactgtctttttattaggatcggagttagtgtttgtgtgtcgtatgaatagttatcgttgcaggaaataaaAATAAACCGTAAAACATAActttgtctttgtgtcgtatgaatctgcactaaaactaaatttagattcacatcgttcatgcatgatccattgtcaaacgaaagtacggttgatattcaaatacattatttttctcttaccaggatattgttttactattttgatgctgcattaacaaatataagtgtatatgaagtgaaaacaccaaaactaaacaacggttgcgatagacacctataaacatagcatatactgttagatgcgcataatatcactttaatgcgAATCTTTTGGAAGTTATTTCATTAATCTGCTTACCAAATCACTGgcttgcgtcattcaggtcaagCACGTCAATGTCTGCATATGGAACGCAGTCGTTTCAATAAAAACGAGTGTgcgtttacgatggattattttaatacattgtGAATGACAGTGTTGAAATATATTACTCGACTGAAACCATTGAGACAGCTTTTTCGATTTCTTTAAAAcctcgaatgtactcgaataacgcgatgttttatTGAAGAATTGATGGATTAAAACAAGTGTCAGTGAATTTTACTTTTCGAAGGaaacatatgttatatttaatgGGAATTTCTTCGACCAATACGACACGTTGCTGTGTCTACTCTGTCTGCGCATTTGgcttaaatattttcaaatatgaacCGACCGTTAAGTAAGAGTATTATATATTTGAATTGGATGAATTTTATTGAAGGTCGATGGTTAATAGTATTTGTTCTTCTGAAAGAACACGCACACacagtattttgtttttgcaaCCATCTAAAATACACGTTTGAACATTTATTTAGttcaattaatgttttaaaaacatgtataatccTTAATGTCAATGGCACAAAGCATTAATGGGAAATTATTGTGGTAAATCCGAAGATATGTATCCAATATGTATTCTTCGTAAAGTCTTTTCCTTTAATAGCGAACGAATTATTTCATCTTTATTCACAACTGTAACTCACAGCTGCAGTCCAAGCCTCAGTACCCCTGGGGACATGAACACCGACATGCCGTCAAGTTATATGTGCCTCCATTCAGGCACGTGCTGACCTTGCAGTCCCGACAGTCCTTGCCTTGAAACGGGTACCTGTAGTCGAACACTATCAACTATTAAGACGGTATAACACGATGCGTGTTTTGTTTGTGTATTGTGTTAAttacttgtgtttttttctaattatCGATAGTTAAACCTTATTTCACAAGTACAGGAAGTAATGCAACCGACGGCCGTGGATTTTAAAAGGTtggacaattattttaaaagaccGTCGAAAAGgcattatatgcattttacgcTGAATTGTTTTTCAGGTAACACATTATTTAAGCTGTCTGatgtatattattgtttaagTTAACTATTGCGGAAAACAACACAGCATACTACGAAAACAGACAAAGATAAATAACATCATATCCTCCGCAGACCAGGTTATGCACAACACATGATAAAGTACCTGCAGTCACATGTAGTCCCGTACGTGTTTCCCAGACAGTTACATCTGCACTCAGTCGATTTCAGATTAATTCCATTATTGCAAAGCTTAATGCAGGTGGTATTTCACGTTGCACCTTAAACAAATGTTTGAGATTTTGTGCTAGAACAGGAAACGAGTAGCAATACATCGGATAAGTCTTATATACATCTCTTTAAGATTAATAGTTAAGACACATGATTCAAGCATTGCATTTacatacatgaaataaaatctattCACAACTTTAACATCATTGCATGGCATTTGCTATAGCATTCATTTGTCTAGCGGGCGTATACTCACAAAGCGCTTGAGGGCAATTCCTAAGTATAACTTAAGTTCAGATTTCCGATGGTAAACCGACAATGGGATTTATGTGGCAACATAATTAGTAACGTACACTTGTGGCAACATAATTAGTAACGTACACTTGTGTTTGCACATACAAAATGCTagaatatacattttgaatgACTCTGGACTGCACACAGTTATATACGAACAAAGTTTGCCACTATAAAAAGTAAAATGTCAACCTGATAATGTGATAGTACAAAAACGACTGCAAACtgttatttaatgaatataataaCAGAAAGAAATGATCCGTTTTACTAACCATAGTATCCGACTTTACACTGAAATCCGCATAACGATTGGTTCCATGTCCATGGAGGAACTCATGATCCGCTACAGGTATCGACTAGAAAACATTAATTAAGTTTTAAGTATTATCATATTATAGCACATATAATACATGAGGTGAGGAACGTCTCTTAAATCATGAATCCACATGCCCTGTATTTAAGGAAATTGAAAACATTGATAATAGTCAAGTCATTCTAGCTCAGATACGCCcaaacctcaaacaaattgcaacagaaaatgtttttgggcgtttttaaatcataaatgcatatagtaTAACAGATTAAGAGTCTAGAAAAATCTATGCTGGGGAAAGTTACACAAAATGAGACCTAATATAGGCCAATggatgtatttatttttcttctttgAAACTTCTTATAATTCATATGCATTtcattttaagtcatttttaaataaaacagacaTGTAAACATAGCTATATCTAAATCGattatgacaataaaataaacagaaactaTATTCTCTTTTATAACACACTATTTGTCTCATTTGTATACATACAAttgaaaagtgggtggggtatttttatataataacacatagcttttattgagtagagttgaatataacaatttaatcatCGTCTTGTATAGATTTATAGACTTTTACACACATacctttgtttaaaatataaaataagaatatatctgtcagaattttcataattatacaaatatttatttaaactttgtGTTGTGTCTCTATATAAAAAAGCATCCCAAAGAACACTCCAAGCAGTTTTTCCTACATGTACATCTCTTTGTGTTAAAGTGTTGTTTGCATTTGCATTTCACCTTTTTCAGTAGCTTCTCGGGGGAAGCAGGTCAATCCGTTCTTGGTGGTATACACTTATTTTCTTTCAGTTCGAATCCCCATTCAGTAGGCGAAAGGTTTTCTCCATTTCTAATCCATTCATGAACTTGGAAAAACGTTCCCATACTGTGGTATTTAGCGGCGGTAGATGTTGGTGGCAATGACTGTACCTGAACACAGTATGTGCTCGACATGACCTTTTGCGAAAACACCCTTAACCTCAACAAATCCAGTGTCTCAACCGTCAATCCGCCAAATAATGCTTCCAGAATACGTTCACCACTCACAATAACAGCATCCTTGTTGTTGTGTGACATAAAATAGCAGGCATGGATAACTACCTCTTCTTTTTTAAGGAAAGTTTTTAAAGCTGCGCCTTTGCTGATGCCAATATTATGGGATGTTGTATCACAGCCTGTTATTGCATATAAAACTGGCAAAGTTCTGATTTGTCCGCCAAATACTTGTTTGGCCTTTTGAATAGCCCATATCCAAACAACTTTTGATGTCGTTTGTTTGGCTGCTTGCTTTAAGACGACTGTTTAATGAGTTGACTTTATGTGATACAGGGCAATTACTAGCAATTCCGACAGGAATCCATCctgaaattttattttcattttattagtaATAGAACTAACTGATCTatatttataaattccaattttgAACGAGATGGACTTTGCATTTCGTGTAAACAGAACTAAATATGGAACGAAATATACTGATAAACTTTAATGACATATAACACTTAGTGATAGTTGGTTTGGCAAAGTAACATCTTGTAAGCTTCTATCAAGCAGACGGTTACAATATGGATTAATTTACCAATCTTacctttaaaaaatcaaattttcgtCCTACTACCCATTCGTATTTACTGGATGTGTAACAGTTCAAATCACATCCCTTGGTGATCCATCTGAAATGTTAATAGACGAAAATCAGTTGTTAGGTTTCAGAATTCTACTAGAATTCAATTAAGAGTAGCACCACTGATTGACACTCATTTCCTGTTTAATATAGAGAATAAAAGTTTTGTGTTGATTACAGATCAGGTTTATCAtacgaggcttagaaaacaaacagcacgagccttggcgataAACCTGATCTACAATCAATACTTATCTATTATTATATCtgtcccactttttattcagtaaaacTTTTAATTTAAGGTAGAGCCactgtaatgggcacctttccaaatataatctaatgtattattttcttaatcagcatcatttcattGAACTGCATGCACATTTTAGGTAGGCTTCCcgtgcttaaaaaaaaatatactgatttttcaAACCCatccccacgctcggcttttttccagtttatttgcacccgtggggtatatgaaagttccataattcatccagatttccaaatatgggcatgcagttggtctGTATAGATGCAGTTAAGgcgtttaaagtttaaacaagatgaaataagtattgttttacagacatttttataaCTTGTTTTCTATGGAAGAGCGACATGAAATGTAactggtttcagccaagtagaaattgggttggttaaaaacgaAATGTCAATAAgtttaaaatagtatcatttaagttatatttagaACATAGTTTTCATAGATACAGCAAAAATatcaagaaatagacagatttaccgtttacatgtttgaaataaaaataaaaatgcaacatgaattatttgtttttttcagCAGTTAATCACCCAAAGCTTGGTTTATACAGGTATTTATTGCAATGGTTGTGCTATTGCTGGAAAACCGGACTACTATTTAACACAAACATAGcttatatactatattaaatcaaattacgttcgaaaataaataaaacgcgtcgcaaaatgtatgcgttgtcggcaggattcgcccctgcgcgggaagatcccaaaatatttctagtctatcgccttaaccactcgactAAGACAACTTTACAAAGGCTCTTCAATCTTCAGAGAAATCGCGGTAAATCATTACAGTGACTCTACCTTAAACataattagtttaactggataatttcgctggatttatgacgtcattttgtagaaataaatgacgtcatttcgtgccgttgtTGATAGCAGAAATGTAATCAATATGGATTTAATCAACCGCATTCGCTAAAAAAGTGAGATAGAATATAATCTGCAATATGGATCCCTTGGAAGCATGACACATCTTGTCTTTTTGTCTAATGTTTTAAATGACTTTTGAAAAGTGTCAACAATCAACTTGACTTTGACCAATTCTCATAAGTGATTTTCTTACTAAACACATTCTTTGCTATAAAACAACAATGCAAAATCTACCTTATATTGGGTAAATGCATTTCTCTTGTTACACATATACTGCACTTTGTCTTTTATAGCCAGCAATATTTACCACTGCTATACCCGTCAATTAGGTCATTGCTCTGGAATAATAATATAAACTGAATAACCTATCTATTACCTCATGTCTCGCGTATTTAGCGATGTATCACATTTCAAATTGATGATGACGTAATGTATTGAAATGTCGATAATTTTGACCATATTGGCGTTCGatagttaaaaaaaactttaaatcgGGGTTCtataaaaacacacttttttctAAGATATCGTTTTTTTATTGGTTCAAATATCCACCGGGGATGTTATTAAATGTGCAGAAAAGTTTTTCATGAATCATCAATCATTTTGGTTAATATGCTATGTGAAACATATGTAGTactttgttttcttatttaattgTTTGATTGTTATTTAAAGTATGCTCACGCCTATCTATCGTAGAGTTCAAGGAAAGCACACTTAATTAACAAATCATGTAGATATATCTCGCTACAACCATGGGCATGGTAACTAAAAACCTATATCCATCATACATGATTTGGAATCATACACAATTATACACGAACAATTGAGAATGAATTCTAGTATTGTGTTACGCAGGTTCTATACAAATCATGAATAACACATTGGCATACCAGGAAATCGGACAGCGTTTTCTGAGAAATCTATTGTATTATCTGATAAATATTTGGTTTGTGTCTCAAATAACTAGGCTAAAAACTTCAGTTCGATAGACAACGTTTGTGCTTGGTTGTGTCGCATATTGCGTCCGATTGAAACCGTTGAAAGACGCTGTCACGGTATTCGGAACATTCAGCAAGCACACTGTATTTTCAAGACAATGTTTCCTTATGTCGATGATTTTCACCTAAAAAGCGTTAATATATCATACTAAGAGATATATCATGCCCAATGAATTTTTTTCTTGCATGAATATGAGCAGCAGGGAGCAATAATTTCAAGAACTGTCAAATCATTTGTGGCACAACATTTTCGTTAATTTTGTCGGTTTACCAATCCACGCAATTCAAACCAACGCATTAAGAAATGACATGCGTCAattcctattttttttaaatcataatgtACATGCCCAAGACCAAATttggattaaaaaaacacaacaacagaaCGAAAGTTCATACCGACGATTTTAGAGTACCACCACTTTGCATGATGTGAACTGAGAGTAATTTCAAAAGTATAATGCATAACAAAACGTAACTTAATCAATTTTGCCTCTGCTATTCTGTGTAGTTCATTGATACCCTGAACACGTATTGGATTGCATCGTTACTTCTAGTTCGCGATCAATTGAAGACACAATTATAATCGAAGGCGAACACAGATTTCTTTCCTGATaatagttttttgttttgtttcattttttcctTATTATTgttgggcccgtattcaccaaccaatgcTAAAAAATAATATTCTCGAATCTATTTTGTTCTAAAGTATGACACAGTCAATATGACACAAACCTTAATACATCAAACCACACACGTCTTCATtttgaaagaatatttttttaaatacataatttaatttaTCTATATATTCAAACGGTGAACGTATTTTCTTGGTCGCCGAGAGTCCTATCAAGATACAACTCCTTCCAAGCTATCATTAAGCCGACCACATGACCGACTCAAGTTAATATTACTAGAAGAGTCAATCGGTTTCTGATTCTCACCTGGATAGTTTAAGCCTATTTAATTTAAGATGGTATGTATCGAAAGTCGATGGCTTATTGTaaagctctcgagtccatttGATTAGTAGAACCATTGCTTGGTATATATGGTGGAGATCTAATTAACGCATTCACAGTTGGTATTGAGCCCTTGACCTTCCGGTCGCTAGCGGACTTAATTTCCACAACGCCACGGCGACCTCATGTTATCCTTATTCGCATGCTGTCTAGCTCTCTGGATACTAAATGAACAGTGATCGTGAGGATATGTTCACAATGAATTCCCTTaagctacatgtatattaatacaaTTCTTATTTATTGCATGAATTAAAATATGATTGTATGTTCGTTTAGTAATTTTACGTTAATTAGCCTTATTCCGAGAATCAAGCCAATGTTATAAGAAAAACTTATCTGCTTTGCATTCATGAATAGAAATGGTGCGGACCTGATGACGTCATTCTGTCAGATTTTACAGATAAAGGTCAGGTATTGccaatgtttcattttatttttgtttcaaaaaatatttaatgaaaaactaacGACAACAAACGTTTTAaagtttatatgtatatatgttcataaaataaagcaCATTGACAACATTCATTTACACGTCTacgtatattttttaattaaaatagtcTCATCTCCAATAACTTGACATCTGTACACACATTACCGTTAGTGTAAAATCAGTATTATTCGTAGGACAtttatgttgttgattttgtggATTGCCCGATCaatgaataaacacaaataatttggAAAACAAACGATTCAAATTTcttcttttttcaaaaataaaatatcacgaTTAAACGTGTCCAcgaaaatgtcatttaaaaaaaacgacaTTTCATTCtaatgaatataaatgattttacagtaatgtttgtgttaatggttagttaaaatgtgtgtaCGTGGATCACGAACGATCCGTAcatattgtataaaaaatatgtgctacagtgtttttgtacaaaactaatccgaaaaaaaaaacgtaaatctCAATTGAAACATACAATTAATTATGCATTGAACAGGCTGGACTGGCTGCTAACGAGCATCAAATTCAGACTACAGGTGTGGTTTACCATACGAGCTAAAACGTACGATGAAATCaataaatgcaagaaacaaagtATTGTGATAAGTTATGCAATAGAGGTATTGCTAACTTCATTTTGATCAGCAATGTTTAACTGTTATTAAGCATATCATATTAGAGAAACAAAGGGGATTATGTATTCTTTAATTTGAAAATACTATTGTactactttatttaaaaaaaaccaaCACACATTATAAGTTGTTCTCCACTTTAACGAAAACGAAAACTATTTAGACGAACTATAACCTCGAGAACAAAAGCTATGACTCTAACAAAATTTGAAAACGCGTCGCATAACTATGAACATACACACgattaacaacaacatttacataaatacaaacaccaacaacaaaaagaccaacacaaaataagcaaaatgaacgacaacacaataaaaaaacaacaatacaacgACAACATTAGCTACAACACACAAGaaaaattacaacaacaacaataaacacaACACCACCTACTTTTTATTCTTTTACTGTTTCCTTTACTTCTAccatcaccaacaccaccacAAAAAATACCACCACCTCCACCATCACTAACACCCTTTGCCACCACCGTTACAACCACCGTCACTACCCCCTTCACAACAACTACCACCACGACCAtaaccactaccaccatcaccaccatctaCACCATCAAAATCACTATCACTACAACAACTACCAGTATTGCAACCCTCACTACCGCTATCACTAGCACCATCAACCACACCATTACTACCTCCattaccaccatcatcaccacaatcatcaacaCCATCACCATGACTAGAATTATcgtattaatacaatttaaaacaacaacataaaacagCACAAACACCACcaatatcaccaccaccaccggcATCAACAAATACAAACACCACCACACACGGAACAACACATACATGAAGCAAAAGGGACAACGACAACATAATCAATAACAACACtataacaaaaacaaagaaaaacaacaacagcaacaatacaaatgaaaacacctacttcttatactactacacATTCTTTCATAACCTTTACCACTACCGTCACCTCCACCATCattaccatcaccaccatcaccaccaccaatacTGTCACCACCACCATCAAAAGCACCGACACCATCTCCAACACCACCATCATTACCACCATCACTACTACAACCATCACCACAAATACCGCAGTTACTACCCCCATCACtaataccaccaccaccaccacaaccaccaccacaatcactattaccatcaccaccatcatcatcactaccactaccaccatcacAACAACCTTCACCACCATCAACAGCACACTCACCACAATCAGTTCCACTCTCAACATTCTATCAATACCATCACTACCACAACCATAGTATTTacacaaatatcaacaaaaagAAAATCAACAACACCAACACCATCACTATCACCATCACCACAGACAACAGCTACttttacaacatataaaacaaagAGAGGAAGAAAAATAAGAATAAGATATGGGCGtggaaaaacaagaaaaacacgAAGAACAAGGAGGAAAATAATGCACTTGTATTAGTGATAGAACTTATAATATATTACAAGAACATTGAATTCATCTAAAATAGTAAACAAATCTAATAAACATAAAACTGATTTATTTAGTCTACGATCGGCTATTTTCGCAGAAGGAAATCTCGGGTTGTATTTACCAATGACTTATTTCAAGTGTGTGAGATATATCCGTCACTTGTTCCTGTCTCTTATTGGTCGAAAGAAGAAAGCTGAATAATATGTATCAAACAAATAACTTATTCTGTCAATGATTAAAATATACTCAGAGAAAACCGTTTGCGTCTACGGGAACCTtgcttatgcatgtgcgttaagtttcgctCCATAATAACCTCTACAATACATACACATACAGTGACAGAAGGCGTATTGTTTTCCAGAAATTACATAAGTGCTCTAAAATCAGCTATTCGAATTGCGGGGAGGATAACAATGTTGCTTTTCTTCATGATACTGCTTAAgataaaacatttcaaaagttGTATATTCTTCATAGGACATTCTTAAATTAAGATTTAACAatcatattttagtttttaaacaaaTGAGCTGCAAATTTAAACACCATCGTCTCATTTCTGTTGTCGTTGTCTTTTCGGTGTTCAAATCCTCCGAACATAGCGCAGCTGTGCCATTCCGGATCAAACTGGGCGGTAACGCATGGCGGTGCGGTCTGACTAGTACAGGTGGTGGCGCATGCGATGACGCTTTGAATATTAGAGACTGTACCGAGCCGAGGAATCGTCATTGTAATGAACTTGACAGACTTGAAGACTTAAACATACAAACAACCgtatataatacaaacataataaaatatatatttggcatgttttCGTAATTGTCTTGCTGTATTTACAGTATTAAACAAATTGAACCAAGTGTAGATGTGTAAAGTTTTGAATATCCTTATCAGTTGCTGTCGACACTTATCTTTTAACATTGGTACATAATTTAGAtgaaatatcaaacaatttttaTGGTTTCTCAAACTCGTCCGGGTGACCCTGGGTTTTTTATTTAGTACAAACTCACGTGGTTTCCTTGAGGGAAGGTATCCCTTTATTTGGAGATTGCAGATTTTCAGGGGTTCTTGTTGTAGGCTTCCCTGAATCCGTATATATCTGTACGGCCCCTTCTCAGCGGGTCTCCATGTGGCTAGGCTATTTCTGTTCATAATTCCATGTGCTTGGTATTGGTCTTGCGTCATTCCCAATTGGATTGATATAGGCGCTAAAATGGAttaatatgtatgatttatacTTGAAATTATATATTGACGTGTATTGAAGTATAAAAGACACATTTAGAACATATTGCAGCCATATCCATGCTACAAGTCGATAATCACGTATGA
Encoded here:
- the LOC127833323 gene encoding uncharacterized protein LOC127833323, which gives rise to MFDKKVHVTRVDIYERSGAGSEKAIHCKVGENWISLWSKTPVSSSSDAQIFSPKLTASCFSNHIMVEFLLLQHDLKVDAISVHADKSPISIQLGMTQDQYQAHGIMNRNSLATWRPAEKGPYRYIRIQGSLQQEPLKICNLQIKGYLPSRKPLFKSVKFITMTIPRLGTVSNIQSVIACATTCTSQTAPPCVTAQFDPEWHSCAMFGGFEHRKDNDNRNETMVFKFAAHLFKN